From the genome of Impatiens glandulifera chromosome 9, dImpGla2.1, whole genome shotgun sequence, one region includes:
- the LOC124915866 gene encoding agamous-like MADS-box protein AGL62, with product MTKMKNESNLKVTFCKRKSGLFKKFSELITLCGAEVLLLVFSPTNRVFSYGHPSVDEIVGPLFGSSSSTGLSCQTQQMIESYLSSNIRELNANVMQVEKLMEVEEQHGKKINHDKKVRQDQRWWERSNKEMSYQQLEHLKMSLLNLNAIVTQKMLEFSNP from the coding sequence ATGACCAAAATGAAGAACGAGAGTAATCTTAAGGTGACATTTTGCAAAAGAAAAAGTGGGCTTTTCAAGAAATTCAGCGAGCTTATCACACTATGTGGGGCTGAAGTTTTACTTCTAGTATTTTCACCAACAAACAGAGTGTTCTCCTACGGTCATCCCAGTGTAGATGAAATAGTTGGGCCATTATTTGGTTCATCCTCTTCGACGGGTCTTTCCTGTCAAACTCAACAAATGATTGAATCTTATCTGTCATCAAACATTAGGGAACTAAATGCTAATGTGATGCAAGTTGAGAAGTTGATGGAGGTTGAGGAACAGCATGGGAAGAAGATAAATCATGACAAGAAAGTTCGGCAGGATCAAAGATGGTGGGAGAGATCGAATAAAGAGATGAGTTATCAACAACTTGAACATCTCAAGATGTCTCTATTGAATTTAAATGCCATTGTGACCCAAAAGATGTTGGAGTTTTCTAACCCGTAA
- the LOC124915867 gene encoding agamous-like MADS-box protein AGL62 → MVKANKGRQRITMAKMKNESNLKVTFCKRKSGLFKKFSELITLCGAEVLLLVFSPTNRVLSYGHPSVEEIVGRLFGSSSPTGLSSETQQMIESYRSSNIRELNSNVMQVEELMEVEEQHAKQINHDKKVGQDQRWWERSNKEMNYQQLEHLKMSLLNLNAIVTQKMLEFSNP, encoded by the coding sequence ATGGTCAAAGCAAACAAAGGGCGTCAAAGAATCACCATGGCCAAAATGAAGAACGAGAGTAATCTTAAGGTGACATTCTGCAAAAGGAAAAGTGGGCTTTTCAAGAAATTCAGCGAGCTTATCACACTATGTGGGGCTGAAGTTTTACTTCTAGTATTTTCACCAACAAACAGAGTGCTCTCCTACGGTCATCCCAGTGTAGAAGAAATAGTTGGGCGATTATTTGGTTCATCCTCTCCGACGGGGCTTTCCAGTGAAACTCAACAAATGATTGAATCTTATCGGTCATCAAACATTAGGGAACTAAATTCTAATGTGATGCAGGTTGAGGAATTGATGGAGGTTGAGGAGCAGCATGCGAAGCAGATAAATCACGACAAGAAAGTTGGGCAGGATCAAAGATGGTGGGAGAGATCGAATAAAGAGATGAATTATCAACAACTTGAACATCTCAAGATGTCTCTATTGAATTTAAATGCCATTGTGACGCAAAAGATGTTGGAGTTTTCTAACCCGTAA